The Ammospiza nelsoni isolate bAmmNel1 chromosome 10, bAmmNel1.pri, whole genome shotgun sequence genome includes a region encoding these proteins:
- the GHSR gene encoding growth hormone secretagogue receptor type 1 gives MREGSAGGRGAENRTGAEPPLHLFPVPVLTGITVACVLLFVIGIVGNLMTMLVVSRFRDMRTTTNFYLSSMAFSDLLIFLCMPLDLFRLWQYRPWNFGNLLCKLFQFISESCTYSTILNITALSVERYVAICFPLRAKVIITKGKVKLVILFLWAISFISAGPIFILVGVEHENGTNPLSTNECRATEYAIRSGLLTIMVWTSSIFFFLPVFCLTVLYSLIGRKLWRRKRKNIGPNTAIRDKNNKQTVKMLVVVVFAFILCWLPFHVGRYLFSKSFEAGSLEIAVISQYCNLVSFVLFYLSAAINPILYNIMSRKYRAAACRLLGLRALPQHSLSGSKQGSSRGWTEPAGTT, from the exons ATGCGGGAGGGGAGCGCGGGCGGCCGCGGCGCGGAGAACCGGACGGGCGCCGAGCCCCCGCTGCACCTGTTCCCCGTGCCCGTGCTCACCGGCATCACCGTCGCCTGCGTCCTGCTCTTCGTCATCGGGATCGTCGGCAACCTCATGACCATGCTGGTGGTGTCGCGGTTCCGGGACATGAGGACCACCACCAACTTCTACCTGTCCAGCATGGCCTTCTCCGACCTGCTCATCTTCCTCTGCATGCCCCTGGACCTCTTCCGCCTCTGGCAGTACCGGCCCTGGAACTTCGGGAACCTCCTGTGCAAGCTCTTCCAGTTCATCAGCGAGAGCTGCACCTACTCCACCATCCTCAACATCACGGCGCTCAGCGTGGAGCGGTACGTCGCCATCTGCTTCCCCCTGCGAGCTAAAGTCATCATCACCAAGGGGAAGGTCAAGCTGGTCATCCTCTTCCTCTGGGCCATCTCCTTCATTAGCGCCGGCCCCATCTTCATCCTGGTGGGGGTCGAGCACGAGAACGGCACGAACCCCCTGAGCACCAACGAGTGCCGAGCCACCGAGTACGCCATCCGCTCGGGGCTGCTCACCATCATGGTCTGGACCTCCAGCATCTTCTTCTTCCTGCCTGTGTTCTGCCTGACCGTGCTCTACAGCCTCATCGGGAGGAAGctctggaggaggaagaggaagaacaTCGGTCCAAACACTGCCATCAGGGATAAGAACAACAAGCAAACTGTGAAAATGTTAG TCGTGGTGGTATTTGCGTTCATACTCTGCTGGTTGCCTTTTCACGTAGGACGCTACTTATTTTCCAAATCCTTCGAAGCCGGCTCCCTGGAGATAGCAGTGATCAGCCAGTACTGCAACCTGGTGTCCTTTGTGCTCTTCTACCTTAGCGCAGCCATCAACCCCATCCTGTACAACATCATGTCGCGCAAGTACCGCGCGGCCGCCTGCCGCCTGCTGGGGCTGCgcgccctgccccagcacagcctctccgGCAGCAAGCAGGGCAGCTCCCGCGGCTGGACAGAGCCCGCTGGCACCACATGA